One part of the Chryseobacterium sp. 7 genome encodes these proteins:
- a CDS encoding IS5 family transposase: MLGKNPEKLPELFRPMLVDFIDEKHELVLLSEKIDWNYFEKEFSPLYSKVGNPSHPIRFMVGCLLLKHLYNLGDETLASAWIMNPYMQYFCGRVFFEHEFPCDPSNFVHFRKRIGENGIEKIFAYSVRMHDAKVNTSHFVLSDTTVQENNTTFPTDAKLCKKVIDYCNKIAEKEGLKQRQRYTKVSKRLVRNTYNGKHPKRAKMARKSQRQLKTIAMRLIRELERNFTAEQKEFYKNTLTLYAKAVTQKRNDTDKIYSIHKPFTRCIAKGKAHKQYEFGNKVGLITTSGKGKKIILGIKAFLQTPYDGHTIEPLLEQMENSGQQLPKELVYDRGGRGKSEIKGVKISIPSTPRKTDTAYQKQIKRKKFRTRAAIEPIIGHLKTDFRLAQNYFMGEMGPQINALLSATAWNMKKMMEILKKELSLFFYQIQIILFSNSMFKNKLENSIS; this comes from the coding sequence ATGTTGGGAAAAAATCCAGAAAAACTGCCAGAATTATTTCGCCCGATGTTGGTGGATTTTATTGATGAGAAGCACGAACTTGTATTGCTTTCAGAAAAAATTGATTGGAATTATTTCGAGAAAGAATTTTCTCCATTGTATTCTAAAGTAGGCAATCCAAGTCATCCGATTCGGTTTATGGTGGGCTGCCTTCTTTTGAAGCACCTGTACAATTTGGGCGATGAAACCCTTGCCTCAGCGTGGATTATGAATCCTTACATGCAGTATTTTTGCGGAAGAGTTTTCTTTGAACATGAATTCCCGTGTGACCCAAGTAATTTTGTGCATTTCCGAAAAAGAATTGGCGAAAACGGTATTGAAAAAATCTTTGCCTACAGTGTAAGGATGCATGATGCAAAGGTCAATACTTCACATTTTGTTTTGTCAGATACCACGGTTCAAGAGAATAACACTACTTTTCCTACGGATGCGAAATTGTGTAAAAAAGTAATTGATTATTGCAACAAAATAGCCGAAAAAGAAGGCCTAAAGCAGAGACAGCGCTACACGAAAGTCAGCAAACGACTGGTTCGCAACACCTACAACGGCAAACATCCTAAGCGAGCTAAAATGGCAAGAAAGTCACAAAGACAATTAAAAACCATCGCCATGAGGCTGATACGAGAACTGGAACGCAATTTTACGGCAGAACAGAAAGAGTTTTACAAAAATACACTGACACTTTACGCCAAAGCGGTTACTCAAAAAAGAAACGATACCGATAAAATTTACAGCATTCACAAACCATTTACCCGATGTATTGCGAAAGGAAAAGCTCATAAACAGTATGAATTTGGAAATAAGGTGGGCTTGATAACGACCTCGGGCAAAGGCAAAAAAATCATTCTTGGGATTAAGGCATTTTTACAAACACCATACGATGGTCACACCATTGAGCCGCTTCTGGAGCAAATGGAAAACAGTGGTCAGCAACTTCCAAAAGAACTCGTTTACGATCGAGGTGGCAGAGGAAAATCGGAGATCAAAGGCGTAAAAATCTCTATTCCAAGCACTCCAAGAAAAACAGACACCGCTTATCAAAAACAAATAAAACGCAAGAAATTCAGAACTAGAGCAGCGATCGAACCTATCATCGGACACTTAAAGACGGATTTTAGGCTGGCTCAAAATTATTTCATGGGAGAAATGGGGCCACAAATCAATGCATTATTATCAGCAACCGCCTGGAATATGAAGAAAATGATGGAAATACTGAAAAAAGAATTGAGTTTATTTTTTTATCAAATACAAATTATCCTATTTTCTAATTCTATGTTTAAAAATAAATTAGAAAATAGCATTTCTTAA
- a CDS encoding thioredoxin family protein, translating into MKKIAILSTIFIGALAWAQGIKFEDGNFASILAKAKKEKKLVFIDAYASWCGPCKLMVKNIFPLQSVGDYYNSHFINAKIDMEKGEGIELAKKYNVKAFPTYLFIDGNGEAVHRTLGYVEEKDFIQFAKDAEDPNKRVTSLKEQFEKGEKDPEFLKNLAGLTMYNDADFAGKVMNRYFQQKPTLDQEDVQMLLSGVQTTDSPLYKIFQDKKADIVKFFPEDKYEKFDKNIKLNTVSKKAYNPDTKKWDDAYFMAEAQKFLTKEEADKVLKRMKANRALKNKDIPEYEKLALDLYKDYSAAGSEELNSLAWNFFENVSNKTSLEKAIAWAQESVKKDQNFANTDTLANLYNKVGDKKNAKMWAEKSIELAKSTGQDSSDTEKLLKSL; encoded by the coding sequence ATGAAAAAAATAGCCATACTTTCCACAATCTTTATAGGGGCCCTTGCCTGGGCACAGGGAATTAAGTTTGAAGACGGCAACTTTGCCTCTATCCTTGCTAAAGCAAAAAAAGAAAAAAAACTTGTCTTTATAGATGCATATGCTTCATGGTGCGGACCTTGTAAACTGATGGTAAAAAATATTTTCCCGCTTCAGTCAGTAGGAGATTATTATAATTCTCACTTCATCAACGCTAAAATTGACATGGAAAAAGGAGAAGGAATAGAGCTTGCTAAAAAATATAATGTAAAAGCATTCCCAACTTACCTTTTCATTGATGGGAATGGTGAAGCAGTACACAGAACACTGGGATATGTGGAAGAAAAAGACTTCATCCAGTTTGCAAAAGATGCTGAAGATCCTAACAAAAGAGTGACTTCTTTGAAAGAGCAGTTTGAAAAAGGAGAAAAAGATCCTGAGTTTTTAAAGAATCTTGCCGGGCTTACCATGTACAATGATGCTGATTTTGCTGGTAAGGTGATGAACCGTTATTTTCAGCAAAAGCCTACTTTAGATCAGGAAGATGTTCAGATGCTTCTTTCAGGAGTACAAACTACAGACAGCCCTTTGTATAAGATTTTTCAGGATAAAAAAGCTGATATCGTTAAATTCTTTCCTGAGGATAAGTACGAAAAATTCGACAAGAATATAAAGCTGAACACTGTTTCTAAAAAGGCATATAATCCGGATACTAAAAAATGGGATGATGCTTATTTCATGGCCGAAGCTCAGAAGTTTCTGACTAAGGAAGAAGCTGACAAGGTCTTAAAAAGAATGAAAGCCAACAGAGCTTTAAAGAATAAAGATATTCCTGAGTATGAAAAACTAGCTCTTGATCTTTACAAAGATTATTCTGCTGCAGGTTCTGAAGAACTGAATTCTCTTGCGTGGAATTTCTTTGAAAATGTAAGCAATAAAACTTCTCTGGAAAAAGCAATTGCATGGGCACAGGAATCTGTAAAAAAAGATCAGAATTTTGCCAATACAGATACTTTAGCCAATCTTTATAATAAAGTAGGCGATAAGAAAAATGCAAAAATGTGGGCGGAAAAGTCTATTGAACTGGCAAAAAGCACAGGACAGGATTCTTCTGACACAGAAAAATTATTGAAGAGTCTTTAA
- a CDS encoding CorA family divalent cation transporter, which produces MPIDTIYRTSQCEWVDVEAPTAEDLKFLHERYEINNLLLEDTMDPNHLPKYEEDGNVKFFLLRESTELERKNLNTISDISTKIGIFLVENTIITIHRMKTRSISETKKQISLIQEDLMPQQIMLKIAILIMKSFDDESLSLFETMDNIENEIFLKNTNHTNQIRRLYKLKRKSGLNSRVLVISTDAIDKFKLLNLQDSEIVDLKDKHKDVVADFDHLNIQITNLISMFLALSDQKANQVMKVLAIYSIYFLPITFIAGVYGMNFDNMPELHHKYGYFITLGAMATVMLSTFIYVRRKQW; this is translated from the coding sequence ATGCCAATTGATACGATATACAGAACCTCCCAGTGCGAATGGGTAGATGTAGAGGCTCCTACTGCGGAAGACCTGAAATTTCTTCATGAAAGATATGAAATCAATAATCTTCTTCTGGAAGATACCATGGATCCCAATCACCTTCCCAAATATGAAGAGGACGGAAATGTAAAGTTTTTTCTCCTTCGTGAAAGTACAGAACTGGAGAGAAAAAATCTCAATACCATTAGTGATATCAGTACCAAAATCGGAATTTTTCTGGTAGAGAATACCATTATTACCATCCACAGGATGAAAACAAGAAGTATTTCTGAAACTAAAAAGCAAATTTCATTGATTCAGGAGGATCTTATGCCGCAACAAATCATGCTGAAAATTGCAATATTGATCATGAAAAGTTTCGATGATGAATCTTTAAGCCTGTTCGAAACAATGGATAATATTGAAAACGAGATCTTTCTTAAAAACACGAATCACACGAACCAGATCCGACGTCTTTACAAGCTGAAAAGAAAATCAGGGCTGAACTCAAGGGTATTGGTAATTTCTACGGATGCCATTGATAAGTTTAAATTACTCAATCTTCAGGATTCAGAAATTGTGGATTTAAAAGATAAGCATAAAGATGTTGTTGCCGATTTTGATCATTTAAATATCCAGATCACCAACCTTATTTCCATGTTCCTGGCTCTTTCTGATCAAAAAGCCAATCAGGTAATGAAAGTTTTGGCAATTTATTCCATTTACTTCTTACCCATCACATTTATTGCCGGAGTTTACGGAATGAATTTCGATAATATGCCGGAGCTTCATCATAAGTATGGATATTTTATAACGCTTGGAGCTATGGCTACTGTTATGCTCAGTACGTTTATTTATGTGAGGCGCAAACAGTGGTAA
- a CDS encoding AraC family transcriptional regulator yields MSNNLLKLLFLLITAVPISAQKKNSFDLICEKTSSVTAYKDLPKAIKTADSLYMNAQQPSEKIKCLVLSSELYHHAGELKKAICYSENAHSVINQINDPEWMAVVTRLLARQYRQVGLYERSKKYIVKGLEASGRISDFQKSNEAAGLLNQEMAFYEMELGNYSNAIRYIESSLKYFEKINTSGENKTSAASYQVLGDVYFKLNDYNASENYYKKAERLLNGTSCTLGLIYNGLGGIRLKQKNWKDAELYLKKAEKIADTSRSLRLKKAVYSNINDYYEGTGDNYKASLYAVKYVRTYDSIAARNQSFAGKGLDGSKGKSGKKDSHMNLIKNTTIIILFTSLVGLLVFFRFKQKKQRSRFRNIIRAQLNMIRSRTPYPVKGFDNAEFSNISVEEIDEKDSEADRRRNDSLMTSETELKLLELLEDFEKGNLYNNKGMSLSFLAGELNTNTKYLSYVINQHKSADFKTYINRLRINYIVDKLINDEKYRQYKISILADECGFSSHSKFAAVFKAVTDYSPSAYIKYLDAENQSDKNVHFPEND; encoded by the coding sequence ATGTCTAATAATCTACTGAAACTTTTGTTTTTGCTGATAACAGCAGTCCCCATATCTGCACAGAAAAAAAACAGCTTTGATCTGATCTGTGAAAAGACTTCTTCCGTTACTGCTTATAAAGATTTGCCCAAAGCAATCAAAACAGCAGATTCTCTTTATATGAATGCACAGCAGCCTTCCGAAAAGATAAAATGTCTTGTCCTTTCCTCTGAGCTTTATCATCATGCCGGTGAACTGAAAAAAGCAATTTGTTACAGCGAAAATGCCCACTCGGTGATCAACCAGATTAATGATCCGGAATGGATGGCTGTGGTAACAAGATTACTTGCGAGACAATATAGACAGGTAGGGTTATATGAAAGATCCAAAAAATACATTGTAAAAGGGCTGGAAGCTTCCGGCAGGATTTCCGATTTTCAAAAAAGTAATGAAGCGGCAGGGCTTTTGAACCAGGAAATGGCTTTCTATGAAATGGAGCTGGGGAATTATTCCAATGCAATACGATACATTGAATCTTCCCTGAAATATTTTGAAAAAATAAATACCAGCGGTGAAAATAAAACGTCTGCTGCTTCTTATCAGGTTTTGGGAGATGTTTATTTTAAACTTAATGATTATAATGCTTCTGAAAATTATTATAAAAAAGCAGAAAGATTGCTTAATGGCACAAGCTGTACATTGGGACTGATCTACAACGGGCTGGGAGGAATCCGCCTGAAACAGAAAAACTGGAAAGATGCCGAATTATACCTCAAAAAAGCAGAAAAAATAGCCGATACATCCCGAAGTCTTAGGCTGAAGAAAGCCGTATATTCCAATATCAATGATTATTACGAGGGAACCGGAGATAACTATAAAGCCTCTTTATATGCTGTGAAATATGTTCGCACTTACGACAGCATTGCGGCCCGTAACCAAAGTTTTGCAGGAAAGGGTTTAGATGGTTCAAAAGGGAAGTCCGGTAAAAAAGACAGTCATATGAACCTGATAAAGAATACCACAATTATTATTTTGTTTACTTCATTAGTTGGATTGTTGGTTTTCTTTAGATTCAAACAAAAAAAGCAACGTTCCAGATTTAGAAATATCATAAGAGCTCAGTTAAATATGATCAGAAGCAGGACACCTTATCCTGTGAAAGGATTTGACAATGCTGAATTCTCCAATATATCTGTGGAAGAAATTGACGAAAAAGACTCTGAAGCAGACCGCCGGAGAAATGATTCTCTGATGACCTCGGAAACGGAACTAAAATTACTTGAACTGCTTGAAGATTTTGAAAAAGGTAATCTTTATAACAATAAAGGAATGTCCCTGTCTTTTCTTGCAGGAGAGCTGAATACCAATACAAAATATCTGTCTTATGTAATTAATCAGCATAAAAGTGCAGATTTTAAAACATACATTAACCGTTTAAGAATCAATTATATTGTAGATAAACTGATTAATGATGAAAAGTACAGGCAGTATAAAATAAGTATTCTTGCCGATGAGTGCGGCTTTTCTTCTCACAGCAAGTTTGCTGCAGTCTTTAAGGCGGTTACCGACTATTCTCCGTCAGCCTATATTAAATATCTTGATGCTGAAAACCAATCAGATAAAAATGTTCATTTTCCCGAAAATGATTAA
- a CDS encoding 3-oxoacyl-ACP synthase III family protein yields the protein MIKSTIKGVGFYVPDNVVTNDDLSKLMTTNDEWITERTGIKERRHRKNRNDSQETSAYLGFKAAEKAIQNAGLTSKDIDYIVFATLSPDYYFPGCGVLLQDMLGCDTIGALDVRNQCSGFVYSMSVANAFIKSGTYKNILVVGAEVHSFGLDFSDEGRGVSVIFGDGAGAVVLSATEDENAGDILAMNMHSEGKYADELCTQFPGSKFGWSDRMRKEPENVTNKEVYPIMNGNFVFKHAVTRFPETMMEALNKAGKTIEDLDMFIPHQANLRIAQFVQEKFGLPNEKVFNNIQKYGNTTAASIPIALSEAIEQGKIKRGDLVLLSAFGSGFTWGSVLFEY from the coding sequence ATGATTAAAAGTACCATAAAAGGGGTAGGATTTTATGTTCCAGATAACGTCGTTACAAATGACGATTTATCAAAACTAATGACGACCAATGACGAATGGATCACAGAAAGGACAGGTATCAAGGAAAGAAGACACAGAAAAAATAGAAATGACTCTCAGGAAACCAGTGCTTATTTAGGTTTTAAAGCTGCAGAAAAAGCGATTCAGAATGCTGGTCTTACCTCAAAAGATATCGATTATATTGTTTTCGCAACTTTATCGCCGGATTATTATTTTCCTGGTTGTGGTGTTTTGCTTCAGGATATGTTGGGGTGTGATACAATTGGAGCATTGGACGTGAGAAATCAGTGTTCAGGATTTGTATATTCTATGAGTGTGGCAAATGCATTTATTAAATCAGGTACTTATAAAAATATTCTTGTTGTAGGAGCGGAGGTTCATTCTTTTGGATTGGATTTTTCTGATGAAGGAAGAGGGGTTTCTGTAATCTTTGGGGATGGAGCAGGAGCTGTAGTCCTTTCTGCAACAGAAGATGAAAATGCAGGTGATATTTTAGCGATGAATATGCATTCTGAAGGAAAATATGCAGATGAGCTTTGTACTCAGTTTCCGGGTTCAAAATTCGGATGGAGTGACAGAATGAGAAAAGAACCGGAGAATGTTACCAATAAAGAAGTTTATCCTATCATGAATGGAAACTTCGTATTCAAACACGCGGTAACAAGATTCCCGGAAACCATGATGGAAGCTCTGAACAAAGCTGGAAAAACAATTGAAGACCTTGATATGTTCATTCCACATCAGGCGAACCTTAGAATTGCTCAGTTTGTACAGGAAAAATTCGGATTACCGAACGAAAAAGTCTTCAATAATATTCAGAAATACGGAAATACCACAGCTGCGTCTATTCCAATTGCTTTAAGTGAAGCAATTGAGCAAGGTAAGATAAAGAGAGGAGACCTTGTACTTCTTTCAGCTTTCGGAAGCGGATTTACATGGGGAAGCGTTCTTTTTGAATATTAA
- a CDS encoding cytochrome C551, with protein MKKLLLATVGIGIFAVSCGTKESTMSTSSRDSATVENTQKSALPATTDTMTTKMTNPDSIKMKKDSMVTTPVK; from the coding sequence ATGAAAAAGTTATTGCTAGCAACCGTTGGAATAGGAATATTTGCGGTGAGCTGTGGAACCAAAGAATCGACAATGTCTACAAGTAGCCGGGACTCAGCAACGGTAGAGAACACACAGAAAAGTGCATTACCTGCCACTACTGATACAATGACTACTAAAATGACGAATCCTGACAGTATCAAGATGAAAAAGGATTCTATGGTAACAACTCCTGTCAAATAG
- the pruA gene encoding L-glutamate gamma-semialdehyde dehydrogenase yields MSKAISQVPLAVNEPVNSYEPGSPEVKSLIDTYKKMWAEKVEIPMIINGKEVKTDTKVQLQSPQDHAHDFGFYYQGGMQHVDDAINAALAAKKEWNELGWEQRAAIFLKAADLLAGPYRDVINAATMIGQSKNVHQAEIDAACEFIDFLRFNVEFMTEMYSEQPVSDNGIWNRVEYRPLEGFCFAVTPFNFTAISGNLPTCMAMLGNVVVWKPSDKQVYSAKVIMDVLTEAGLPAGVINMIFTDGKETAEKVLAHRDFAGLHFTGSTKVFQGMWKMIGDNIHNYRTYPRIVGETGGKDFVIAHPSANVEAVATALVRGAFEYQGQKCSAASRAYVPKSLWADVKKVMEAQMSTIKVGSPEDTSNFVNAVIDKNSFEKCKGYIDRANASGEATVAIGGKVDDSKGWFVHPTVIETTNPQYESMVEEIFGPILSVFVYEDQDWKETLKLVDSSSPYSLTGSVFSQDRYAINEAYKALENASGNFYINDKPTGAVVGQQPFGGGRASGTNDKAGSKMNLLRWTSVRSVKETFVSPKNYKYPYLG; encoded by the coding sequence ATGTCAAAAGCAATTTCGCAAGTACCATTAGCGGTAAACGAGCCGGTAAATTCATACGAACCGGGATCTCCGGAAGTAAAAAGCCTTATCGATACATATAAAAAAATGTGGGCTGAAAAGGTGGAAATTCCAATGATCATCAACGGAAAAGAAGTAAAAACGGATACAAAAGTTCAGCTTCAGTCTCCACAGGATCATGCTCATGATTTCGGATTCTATTACCAGGGTGGTATGCAGCATGTGGATGACGCTATCAACGCGGCATTGGCAGCTAAAAAAGAATGGAATGAACTAGGCTGGGAACAACGCGCAGCAATTTTCTTAAAGGCAGCTGATCTTTTAGCAGGTCCTTACAGAGATGTGATCAACGCTGCAACCATGATCGGACAGTCTAAGAATGTACACCAGGCTGAGATTGATGCAGCTTGTGAGTTCATCGACTTCTTAAGATTCAATGTAGAGTTCATGACAGAAATGTATTCTGAGCAGCCAGTTTCTGACAACGGAATCTGGAACCGTGTTGAGTACAGACCATTAGAAGGATTCTGCTTTGCAGTAACTCCATTCAACTTTACGGCTATTTCCGGTAACCTTCCAACTTGTATGGCAATGCTAGGTAACGTAGTGGTTTGGAAACCGTCTGACAAGCAGGTATATTCTGCAAAAGTAATCATGGATGTATTAACAGAAGCGGGTCTTCCTGCCGGGGTTATCAACATGATCTTTACAGATGGTAAAGAAACTGCGGAAAAAGTATTGGCTCACCGTGATTTCGCTGGTCTTCACTTTACAGGTTCTACAAAAGTATTCCAGGGAATGTGGAAAATGATCGGTGATAATATTCACAATTACAGAACATACCCAAGAATTGTTGGAGAAACAGGTGGTAAAGACTTTGTTATTGCTCACCCGTCTGCTAACGTAGAAGCTGTAGCGACTGCATTGGTAAGAGGCGCTTTCGAATATCAGGGACAAAAATGTTCTGCTGCTTCAAGAGCTTATGTACCAAAATCTCTTTGGGCTGATGTAAAAAAAGTAATGGAAGCTCAGATGAGTACAATCAAAGTGGGTTCTCCCGAAGATACTTCTAACTTCGTAAACGCTGTAATCGACAAAAATTCTTTTGAAAAATGTAAAGGATACATTGACAGAGCTAACGCTTCAGGTGAAGCTACTGTAGCAATCGGTGGAAAAGTGGATGATTCTAAAGGATGGTTCGTACACCCAACAGTAATTGAAACTACAAATCCTCAATACGAAAGCATGGTAGAAGAGATCTTCGGTCCAATCCTTTCTGTATTTGTGTATGAAGACCAAGACTGGAAAGAGACTCTTAAATTAGTAGATTCTTCTTCTCCTTATTCATTGACTGGTTCTGTATTCTCACAAGACCGTTACGCCATCAACGAAGCTTATAAAGCTTTAGAAAATGCATCCGGTAACTTCTATATCAATGATAAACCAACTGGTGCCGTAGTAGGTCAGCAGCCTTTCGGTGGTGGTAGAGCTTCAGGAACCAACGATAAAGCAGGTTCTAAAATGAATCTTCTAAGATGGACGTCTGTAAGAAGCGTAAAAGAAACGTTTGTTTCTCCAAAGAACTACAAATATCCATACCTAGGGTAA